One window from the genome of Populus alba chromosome 15, ASM523922v2, whole genome shotgun sequence encodes:
- the LOC118056376 gene encoding subtilisin-like protease SBT1.3: MFGNPVKWLFFILTSYLALNVVVSMNTLLTRKTYIVQMDRSAKPEYFTSHLEWYSSKVQSVLSEPQEEGDADEEDRIIYSYETAFHGVAAKLNEEEAARLEEADGVVAIFPETKYQLHTTRSPMFLRLEPEDSTSVWSEKLADHDVIVGVLDTGIWPESESFNDTGMTAVPVHWKGICETGRAFQKHHCNRKIVGARVFYRGYEAATGKINEQNEYKSPRDQDGHGTHTAATVAGSPVRGANLLGYAYGTARGMAPGARIAAYKVCWSGGCFSSDILSAVDRAVADGVNVLSISLGGGVSSYYRDSLSIAAFGAMEMGVFVSCSAGNGGPSPASLTNVSPWITTVGASSMDRDFPATAMIGTGRTIPGVSLYRGQRILSTRKQYPLVYMGSNSSSPDPSSLCLEGTLNPRVVSGKIVICDRGITPRVQKGQVAKEAGAVGMILSNTAANGEELVADSHLLPAVAVGEKEGKLIKTYALTSQNATATLAFLGTRLGIKPSPVVAAFSSRGPNFLTLEILKPDVIAPGVNILAAWTGDLGPSSLPTDHRRVKFNILSGTSMSCPHVSGIAALLKARHPEWSPAAIKSALMTTAYVHDNTHNPLKDASATTPSIPYDHGAGHINPMKALDPGLIYDIEPQDYFDFLCTQKLTPTQLKVFGKHANRSCRHSLANPGDLNYPAISVVFPDDTSIKVLTLHRTVTNVGLPTSKYHAVISPFKGATVKVEPEILKFTMKNQKLSYKIIFTTRTRQTIPEFGGLVWKDGAHKVRSPVVITWLTPLT, from the coding sequence ATGTTTGGAAATCCAGTGAAATGGCTGTTTTTCATTCTAACAAGCTATTTAGCTCTCAATGTTGTCGTTTCAATGAACACCCTACTAACAAGAAAGACTTACATTGTCCAAATGGATAGGTCTGCAAAGCCTGAATACTTCACCAGCCACCTTGAATGGTATTCATCAAAAGTACAGTCAGTATTGTCTGAACCTCAAGAGGAAGGCGATGCCGACGAGGAGGATAGGATAATTTATAGCTACGAGACTGCTTTTCATGGGGTTGCCGCTAAGTTGAATGAAGAAGAAGCTGCAAGGCTAGAGGAGGCAGATGGAGTAGTGGCTATTTTCCCAGAGACTAAATATCAACTGCACACAACAAGAAGCCCCATGTTCCTTCGGCTGGAACCTGAAGACAGCACAAGTGTCTGGTCTGAAAAACTTGCAGACCATGATGTAATAGTGGGAGTGCTGGACACGGGAATTTGGCCAGAGAGTGAAAGCTTCAATGACACAGGCATGACCGCAGTGCCTGTTCACTGGAAAGGGATTTGCGAGACAGGCAGGGCTTTTCAGAAACATCATTGTAATAGAAAAATTGTCGGTGCAAGAGTCTTCTACAGAGGATACGAAGCGGCTACTGGCAAAATCAATGAGCAAAATGAGTATAAATCACCAAGAGATCAAGATGGTCATGGAACTCACACGGCAGCTACTGTTGCTGGCTCTCCAGTTCGTGGAGCAAATCTATTGGGCTATGCTTATGGAACTGCAAGAGGGATGGCACCTGGGGCTAGAATTGCAGCTTACAAGGTTTGCTGGTCTGGTGGATGTTTCAGCTCGGATATCCTGTCTGCAGTTGATAGAGCAGTAGCTGATGGAGTGAATGTCTTATCAATATCTTTGGGTGGTGGGGTTTCGTCTTACTACCGAGACAGTTTGTCCATAGCTGCCTTTGGAGCAATGGAGATGGGTGTTTTTGTTTCATGCTCAGCAGGAAATGGAGGGCCTTCCCCTGCCAGCCTCACCAATGTGTCACCATGGATCACCACAGTTGGTGCTAGCTCCATGGACAGAGATTTTCCTGCCACCGCCATGATAGGAACAGGCAGAACTATACCTGGAGTTTCACTCTATAGAGGCCAAAGGATTTTGTCTACAAGGAAGCAATATCCTCTAGTTTACATGGGTAGCAACTCTAGTAGCCCTGATCCAAGTTCGTTGTGCTTAGAAGGAACTCTAAATCCTCGTGTTGTTTCCGGAAAGATTGTGATATGTGACCGCGGTATTACTCCTCGAGTTCAAAAAGGCCAGGTAGCAAAAGAAGCAGGAGCAGTGGGCATGATTCTATCAAACACAGCAGCAAATGGAGAGGAGCTGGTTGCGGATAGTCACCTACTTCCAGCCGTTGCAGTGGGAGAGAAAGAAGGGAAATTGATCAAAACTTATGCTTTAACCAGTCAAAATGCAACCGCAACTCTAGCTTTTCTTGGTACAAGATTGGGAATCAAGCCTTCTCCAGTAGTGGCAGCATTTTCATCCAGAGGACCAAACTTTCTGACCCTTGAGATTCTGAAACCTGATGTTATTGCACCTGGTGTGAACATACTTGCTGCTTGGACTGGTGATTTAGGTCCATCAAGTTTGCCAACAGATCACAGGAGGGTGAAGTTCAACATTCTCTCTGGAACTTCCATGTCCTGCCCACATGTTAGTGGAATTGCTGCCTTGCTCAAGGCTAGGCACCCAGAATGGAGTCCAGCAGCAATCAAATCAGCACTGATGACAACAGCTTATGTTCATGATAACACACACAATCCACTGAAAGATGCTTCAGCAACCACTCCTTCCATCCCTTATGATCATGGCGCGGGACACATAAACCCCATGAAAGCTCTAGACCCAGGTTTGATTTATGACATTGAACCTCAGGATTACTTTGATTTTCTCTGCACACAGAAGCTTACTCCAACACAGCTGAAAGTTTTCGGCAAGCACGCAAACAGATCATGTCGACATTCTCTTGCAAATCCAGGGGATTTGAACTATCCAGCTATCTCAGTAGTTTTTCCAGATGATACATCCATTAAAGTTTTGACCCTTCACAGAACAGTAACAAATGTTGGCCTTCCTACTTCAAAATACCATGCAGTAATCTCACCATTCAAAGGAGCAACCGTCAAAGTTGAACCAGAAATCCTGAAATTCaccatgaaaaatcaaaaactaTCTTACAAGATCATCTTCACCACAAGGACTAGGCAAACAATACCCGAGTTTGGAGGTTTGGTATGGAAGGATGGAGCACACAAAGTAAGAAGCCCAGTTGTTATCACTTGGTTGACACCACTCACATAG
- the LOC118056378 gene encoding receptor-like serine/threonine-protein kinase At4g25390: MPSRPIPPLLPPQPPPLLPPHHHPSRLIAPLAAATAAAFSVLVLFVICFRKITRKRTVPTDFSKPPHRFSYTTLRRATNNFSPSLRLGQGGFGSVYHGTLPNDFHVAVKVMDLGSLQGEREFQNELLFASKLDSSYIVAAIGFSYDRKHRSLLLVYDLMQNGNLQDALLHRKCVELVDWNKRFSIAVDIAKGIEYLHGLDPPVIHGDIKPSNILLDQCFDAKVADFGLAWLKIDQSNQNDQKQCEVKGEESDKINGGLELKRAELESNNGGEDYGSVVEDTESVTTGFDEFHFGVDQSPVCMTSPETLEAVSASPEAGGVGVFPEGNLDGGSIEGGKELVNGEKGSGKGTKSVSRKDWWWKQENDGATAENRGVKDYVMEWIGTEIKKERPNSGWIGASSSSNSQPVGKIDKKKNRKRLDWWVSLDDDNDEKVSKKEKRRLPREWWKEEYCEELEKKNKKKKKKRREMGMTSDGNNETEDWWPRDVEMYGERKKKRSKSRGSRGSIEWFSGELFRGNRNSHDSLSGEIPKSSGISSTPSMRGTVCYVAPEYGGGGNLSEKSDVYSFGVLLLVLIAGRRPLQVTTSPMSEFQRANLMHWARNLARAGKLLDLVDKSVESLDRDQATLCITVALICLQKSPAQRPSMKEVVGMLTGESQPPQLPTEFSPSPPTRVPFKPKPHKKVR; the protein is encoded by the coding sequence aTGCCATCGCGCCCAATCCCTCCTTTACTCCCACCCCAACCTCCCCCTCTCCTCCCCCCCCACCACCACCCTTCCCGCCTCATAGCTCCCCTCGCCGCAGCCACCGCAGCCGCCTTCTCTGTCCTCGTCCTCTTCGTCATCTGCTTTCGCAAAATCACTCGTAAACGCACTGTCCCTACCGACTTCTCCAAACCCCCGCACCGATTCTCCTACACCACTCTCCGCCGCGCCACGAATAACTTCTCCCCTTCTCTTCGCTTAGGCCAAGGTGGGTTTGGCTCAGTTTATCATGGAACTCTTCCTAATGACTTCCACGTTGCTGTTAAAGTTATGGACTTGGGGTCTCTCCAAGGGGAAAGAGAGTTCCAAAACGAGTTGCTTTTTGCTTCAAAGCTTGATTCTTCTTATATTGTTGCAGCTATTGGTTTTTCCTATGATAGGAAGCATCGTAGTTTGTTGTTAGTGTATGATCTTATGCAAAATGGGAACTTGCAGGATGCTTTACTTCATAGGAAATGCGTTGAGTTGGTTGATTGGAATAAAAGATTTAGCATTGCTGTTGATATTGCTAAAGGGATTGAGTATCTTCATGGTTTGGACCCACCTGTTATTCATGGAGATATTAAGCCTAGTAATATCTTACTTGATCAGTGTTTTGATGCAAAGGTTGCTGATTTTGGATTAGCTTGGTTGAAGATAGATCAGAGTAATCAGAATGATCAGAAGCAGTGTGAGGTTAAGGGGGAAGAGagtgataaaataaatggtGGGTTGGAGTTGAAAAGGGCTGAATTAGAGAGTAATAACGGGGGTGAAGATTATGGATCTGTTGTGGAGGATACTGAGAGTGTGACTACTGGGTTTGATGAGTTTCATTTTGGGGTGGATCAGTCGCCGGTTTGTATGACTTCACCAGAGACTTTGGAGGCTGTGAGTGCTTCTCCGGAGGCTGGTGGTGTGGGGGTTTTTCCGGAGGGGAATTTGGATGGGGGTAGTATTGAGGGTGGGAAAGAATTGGTTAATGGGGAGAAAGGGAGTGGGAAAGGGACAAAGAGTGTGTCTCGAAAGGATTGGTGGTGGAAGCAAGAAAATGATGGCGCGACCGCGGAGAACAGGGGAGTGAAGGATTATGTGATGGAATGGATTGGAACGGAGATAAAGAAGGAGAGACCAAATAGTGGCTGGATTGGAGCTTCATCGTCATCAAATAGTCAGCCTGTTGGGAAAATAGATAAGAAGAAGAATCGAAAGAGATTGGATTGGTGGGTTTCATTAGATGATGATAACGATGAGAAGGTTtcgaagaaggagaagagaaggctGCCGAGGGAATGGTGGAAGGAGGAGTATTGTGAAGagttagaaaaaaagaacaagaagaagaaaaagaagaggagagaaaTGGGGATGACTAGTGATGGCAATAATGAAACAGAAGATTGGTGGCCAAGAGATGTGGAAATGTACGgtgagagaaagaagaagaggagtaAGAGTAGAGGTAGCAGGGGCAGTATTGAATGGTTTAGCGGTGAGCTATTTAGAGGTAACCGGAATAGCCATGATTCTTTGAGCGGAGAGATACCAAAGAGTAGTGGAATCAGTAGTACACCAAGCATGAGAGGAACTGTTTGTTATGTTGCCCCTGAGTATGGTGGTGGGGGGAATTTATCAGAGAAGTCTGATGTGTATAGCTTTGGAGTTTTATTGTTAGTTCTTATTGCTGGGAGGCGTCCACTCCAGGTTACTACCTCACCAATGTCTGAATTTCAGCGTGCGAATCTAATGCATTGGGCTCGTAATCTTGCCCGTGCTGGAAAACTTCTTGATTTGGTTGATAAGTCTGTAGAGTCTTTGGATCGGGACCAAGCTACATTATGCATCACTGTTGCTCTTATTTGTTTGCAAAAGTCTCCTGCTCAACGTCCCTCAATGAAGGAGGTTGTGGGGATGCTCACTGGAGAGTCACAGCCGCCTCAATTACCAACTGAATTTTCTCCTTCACCTCCCACACGGGTCCCTTTCAAGCCCAAACCACATAAGAAGGTTCGGTAA
- the LOC118056377 gene encoding probable protein phosphatase 2C 75 isoform X2: protein MTEVCRRMSNENEDDSAAKCRERRRRRIEMRRLAAISTTRGSPQPTYTKGSKEKSQATGDGSSSSTAEGKRVVETVSEIQTVEPVFGSMSVSGRSREMEDAISVRTSFCLPGINRRRPLHLFGVYDGHGGYHVAALCREKMHVLIEEELERVESTCGSGEIGEFGAEWEEMWRGVMKRSYERMDEVAMSTCACGSEGFQCECHPTQMILGGSTAVVAVLTPEHIIVANCGDSRAVLSRGGRAIPLSVDHKPDRQDELARIEAAGGRVIYLDGARVEGILAMSRAIVCSGISTQCSALTIGGFDTLKSRKERNMIASLWRFWNS, encoded by the exons ATGACAGAAGTTTGCCGAAGAATGTCCAACGAAAATGAAGACGATTCGGCGGCGAAATGCAGGGAGCGCCGAAGAAGGAGAATCGAGATGAGGCGTCTCGCCGCTATCTCAACCACTCGTGGTTCTCCTCAGCCGACTTACACAAAAGGTTCAAAAGAGAAGAGCCAGGCGACGGGGGATGGGAGCTCGAGTTCAACCGCTGAGGGAAAGCGGGTTGTTGAGACTGTGAGTGAAATTCAGACGGTGGAGCCGGTGTTTGGGAGCATGTCAGTGTCAGGGAGGTCACGTGAGATGGAAGATGCGATTTCTGTTCGTACTAGCTTTTGCCTGCCGGGGATTAACCGCCGAAGGCCGTTGCATTTGTTTGGTGTTTATGACGGTCATGGCGGTTATCAC GTGGCAGCGTTATGCAGGGAAAAGATGCACGTGTTAATAGAGGAAGAATTGGAACGCGTGGAATCAACGTGCGGGAGTGGTGAGATTGGGGAATTTGGGGCGGAATGGGAGGAAATGTGGAGGGGAGTGATGAAGAGAAGCTACGAGAGAATGGACGAGGTAGCAATGAGCACGTGCGCATGTGGGAGTGAGGGTTTCCAATGTGAGTGCCACCCTACCCAGATGATACTTGGTGGCTCCACAGCGGTGGTGGCTGTGCTAACCCCGGAGCATATAATTGTTGCTAATTGCGGTGACTCACGCGCCGTGCTTTCACGAGGTGGAAGGGCCATTCCCCTTAGTGTTGATCATAAG CCGGATAGGCAAGATGAACTCGCAAGAATTGAAGCTGCTGGAGGTCGAGTGATCTACCTGGATGGAGCTCGAGTTGAAGGCATTCTCGCTATGTCTCGAGCAATAG TTTGCTCAGGTATAAGTACGCAATGTTCTGCTTTAACCATTGGAGGGTTTGATACCCTGAAGagtagaaaagaaagaaacatgattGCATCTCTGTGGAGGTTTTGGAAttcgtag
- the LOC118056375 gene encoding 3-ketoacyl-CoA synthase 6, whose amino-acid sequence MTADSLPVPPIPSLSMEPLSKASHGPHSLLFKHLLSTLLEVLRLSTLALVISLEAILVLQKWKPIFHFLLLSIFVFISIIEPYFRSSTPVYLVDFSCFKPPNFCKVPPSFFLENASKLGYFDKESVAFMAKILTSSGLGEETYLPPALHCIPPKSHQQESIKEAEMVLLPIMEDLLCKTKISPQDIDILIVSCSGFCPSPSLSSIIINKFSMRDDVRSFSLSGMGCGAGAIAIDMAQNLLKVHKNSYAVVLSTEILSIGWYPGNERSKLLINCTFRMGSAAILLTNKNEARKSSKYKLFSSVRTQRSFEDKSYMSAFREEDSEGKLGVTVQSDVFQIFGEVLRFNITILGAQILPPLEKFWHGVSTIRKRFFEKSREIYVPNFKSVIQHFCLPTSGRALIREVAKGLKLGENEDEAALMTLHRFGNQSSSSLWYELAYMEAKGMVKKGDKMWVLGMGTGPKCCSLVWECLRPIVDESIKGPWADSIDRYPITP is encoded by the coding sequence ATGACAGCTGACTCTCTCCCCGTCCCTCCAATTCCATCTCTCTCAATGGAACCTCTTTCCAAGGCCAGCCACGGCCCTCACTCTCTGCTATTCAAGCATCTCCTCTCAACTCTCTTGGAAGTTCTAAGACTTTCCACTCTTGCACTTGTGATTTCACTAGAAGCAATCCTTGTCCTTCAAAAATGGAAACCCATTTTCCATTTCCTCTTGCTTTCTATTTTCGTTTTCATTTCTATCATCGAACCCTACTTCCGAAGTTCCACTCCAGTCTACCTTGTAGACTTCTCATGTTTCAAACCACCAAATTTCTGTAAAGTCCCCCcctcttttttccttgaaaatgcatcaaagcTTGGGTATTTTGATAAAGAAAGTGTAGCTTTCATGGCCAAAATCCTCACTTCTTCTGGTCTAGGTGAAGAAACTTATCTCCCTCCAGCCTTGCACTGCATTCCTCCAAAATCCCATCAACAAGAATCCATTAAAGAGGCTGAAATGGTTCTGCTTCCCATCATGGAAGACCTCCTCTGCAAGACTAAAATCTCTCCTCAAGATATCGATATACTTATAGTGAGCTGTAGTGGCTTCTGTCCTTCACCTTCCCTGTCATCCATAATCATCAACAAGTTCTCCATGAGAGATGATGTTAGAAGTTTTAGCCTTTCTGGCATGGGTTGTGGTGCAGGAGCTATAGCCATTGACATGGCTCAGAACCTCTTGAAGGTTCACAAAAACTCATATGCCGTTGTTCTTAGCACTGAAATCTTATCTATCGGTTGGTATCCTGGTAACGAGAGATCCAAGCTACTCATTAACTGTACCTTTAGAATGGGAAGTGCTGCCATCTTGCttacaaacaaaaatgaagccAGAAAGTCATCAAAATACAAGCTTTTTTCATCAGTAAGAACCCAAAGATCCTTTGAAGACAAGAGCTATATGTCTGCATTCCGTGAAGAAGATTCTGAAGGAAAACTTGGGGTTACAGTCCAGAGCGATGTGTTCCAGATTTTTGGAGAAGTTCTCAGGTTTAATATAACAATTCTTGGTGCACAGATCTTGCCTCCTTTGGAAAAATTTTGGCATGGCGTTTCAACAATTAGAAAGAGATTTTTTGAAAAGTCAAGGGAGATTTATGTGCCAAATTTTAAGAGTGTGATACAACATTTTTGCTTGCCAACTTCAGGGAGGGCACTAATTAGAGAGGTTGCAAAAGGGTTGAAGCTCGGTGAGAATGAAGATGAGGCTGCTTTGATGACGCTCCACAGGTTTGGAAACCAGTCTTCTTCTTCGTTGTGGTATGAGCTGGCTTATATGGAAGCTAAGGGGATGGTCAAGAAAGGAGACAAGATGTGGGTACTTGGGATGGGAACTGGGCCAAAATGTTGTAGTCTGGTCTGGGAATGTTTGAGGCCCATAGTTGATGAGTCCATTAAAGGCCCATGGGCTGACTCAATCGATCGATATCCCATCACCCCTTAG
- the LOC118056377 gene encoding probable protein phosphatase 2C 75 isoform X1 has translation MTEVCRRMSNENEDDSAAKCRERRRRRIEMRRLAAISTTRGSPQPTYTKGSKEKSQATGDGSSSSTAEGKRVVETVSEIQTVEPVFGSMSVSGRSREMEDAISVRTSFCLPGINRRRPLHLFGVYDGHGGYHVAALCREKMHVLIEEELERVESTCGSGEIGEFGAEWEEMWRGVMKRSYERMDEVAMSTCACGSEGFQCECHPTQMILGGSTAVVAVLTPEHIIVANCGDSRAVLSRGGRAIPLSVDHKPDRQDELARIEAAGGRVIYLDGARVEGILAMSRAIGDEYLKPFVIPEPEITFTKRESEDDCLLLASDGLWDVLSGDLACKVARQCLREENRPVNAGPQIKDEGAGALYPSRSMLAAALLTRLALGRRSCDNISVIVVDLKSS, from the exons ATGACAGAAGTTTGCCGAAGAATGTCCAACGAAAATGAAGACGATTCGGCGGCGAAATGCAGGGAGCGCCGAAGAAGGAGAATCGAGATGAGGCGTCTCGCCGCTATCTCAACCACTCGTGGTTCTCCTCAGCCGACTTACACAAAAGGTTCAAAAGAGAAGAGCCAGGCGACGGGGGATGGGAGCTCGAGTTCAACCGCTGAGGGAAAGCGGGTTGTTGAGACTGTGAGTGAAATTCAGACGGTGGAGCCGGTGTTTGGGAGCATGTCAGTGTCAGGGAGGTCACGTGAGATGGAAGATGCGATTTCTGTTCGTACTAGCTTTTGCCTGCCGGGGATTAACCGCCGAAGGCCGTTGCATTTGTTTGGTGTTTATGACGGTCATGGCGGTTATCAC GTGGCAGCGTTATGCAGGGAAAAGATGCACGTGTTAATAGAGGAAGAATTGGAACGCGTGGAATCAACGTGCGGGAGTGGTGAGATTGGGGAATTTGGGGCGGAATGGGAGGAAATGTGGAGGGGAGTGATGAAGAGAAGCTACGAGAGAATGGACGAGGTAGCAATGAGCACGTGCGCATGTGGGAGTGAGGGTTTCCAATGTGAGTGCCACCCTACCCAGATGATACTTGGTGGCTCCACAGCGGTGGTGGCTGTGCTAACCCCGGAGCATATAATTGTTGCTAATTGCGGTGACTCACGCGCCGTGCTTTCACGAGGTGGAAGGGCCATTCCCCTTAGTGTTGATCATAAG CCGGATAGGCAAGATGAACTCGCAAGAATTGAAGCTGCTGGAGGTCGAGTGATCTACCTGGATGGAGCTCGAGTTGAAGGCATTCTCGCTATGTCTCGAGCAATAG GGGACGAGTATTTAAAGCCATTTGTGATACCAGAGCCTGAGATTACTTTTACAAAAAGAGAATCAGAAGATGACTGCTTGCTCCTTGCAAGTGATGGCTTATGGGATGTTTTGTCTGGTGACTTGGCTTGTAAGGTAGCTCGGCAGTGCCTCCGAGAAGAAAATCGTCCTGTCAATGCTGGCCCTCAGATCAAAGATGAAGGAGCTGGAGCTCTATATCCATCTCGAAGCATGTTGGCCGCTGCACTTCTTACTCGCCTTGCTTTAGGACGGAGAAGCTGCGATAACATCagtgttattgttgttgatCTCAAAAGTAGCTGA